Proteins encoded together in one Kwoniella shandongensis chromosome 3, complete sequence window:
- a CDS encoding aspartate-semialdehyde dehydrogenase produces the protein MSSKSHPEIKVGILGATGTVGQRFIQLLANHPYFKIHALGASSRSAGQQYSKITKWKLNTTIPEFVQKMVVQECKPDAEGFADCGVVFSGLDADVAGDIEEAFRSANLIVYSNAKSYRRDPLCPLIVPLVNPSHLDIIPHQRSSLSLSKGYIVTNANCSTTGLVVPLAALEKAFGPLETVMVTTLQAISGAGYPGVSSLDILDNVVPHIGGEEEKIEWETNKILGGLKSSNKEFDLHATEQTKPINVSATCTRVPVIDGHTGVVSVKFTQNPPPSIEQIDKAFREFTCEAQDLGVPSAPAQAIVVHDAPDRPQPRLDRDLHNGACVSVGRIRDCPVFDVKFVCLIDNVRLGAATSSIMNAEIAVEKGYIQ, from the exons atgtcatcaaaATCACACCCCGAGATCAAGGTCGGTATCCTCGGTGCTACCGGTACCGTtggacaaag ATTCATCCAACTCCTCGCCAACCACCCTTACTTCAAGATCCACGCGCTTGGAGCCTCTTCCAGATCAGCAGGTCAACAATATTCCAAAATCACAAAATGGAAGTTGAACACTACTATCCCTGAATTCGTTCAGAAGATGGTCGTGCAGGAATGTAAGCCTGATGCGGAGGGCTTTGCCGATTGTGGTGTCGTGTTTAGTGGTTTAGACGCGGATGTCGCGGGTGAtattg AGGAGGCATTCCGATCTGCCAACTTGATCGTCTACTCTAACGCCAAATCATACCGACGGGATCCTCTCTGTCCACTCATCGTCCCCCTCGTcaacccttcccatctcgatATCATCCCCCACCAacgatcatccctctccttgtcTAAGGGATACATCGTTACCAACGCCAACTGTTCCACCACCGGTCTCGTTGTCCCTCTTGCCGCTTTGGAGAAAGCCTTTGGACCTCTTGAGACCGTCATGGTGACCACGCTCCAAGCGATTTCAGGTGCTGGTTACCCCGGTGTCTCCTCGCTGGACATCTTAGACAATGTCGTTCCTCATAtcggaggtgaagaggagaagattgaatGGGAGACCAACAAGATCTTAGGTGGTCTCAAATCTTCCAACAAGGAATTCGACCTTCACGCCACTGAACAGACCAAACCTATCAACGTTTCAGCGACATGTACTCGAGTTCCAGTAATTGATGGACATACAGGTGTCGTCTCGGTCAAATTCACTCAGAAcccacctccatccatcGAACAGATCGACAAAGCTTTCAGAGAATTCACTTGCGAAGCACAAGATCTCGGTGTTCCCTCAGCTCCTGCTCAAGCTATCGTCGTGCACGATGCACCCGATagacctcaacctcgtctcgATAGAGATCTCCACAACGGCGCTTGTGTCTCCGTAGGAAGGATCAGAGATTGTCCAGTGTTCGACGTCAAGTTCGTCTGCTTGATCGATAACGTCAGGTTGGGTGCGGCGACAAGTTCCATCATGAACGCGGAGATCgcggtggagaagggttATATCCAGTAG